The DNA region gataatttttttggggggagggggaggtgggtactggggattgaactcagggaatcTCAACTCCTGAGCcaaattcccagccctattttgtattttatttagagacagggtctcactgaattgcttagtgcttcgctgttgctaaggctggctttgaacttagatcttcctgagctgctgggatcacaggcatgcaccatgccTGGCCTGATCTGATGATTTTAAAGGAAGCCCCTTCCAAGCCCTCCACTTCCCACTGCAGTCTGAGTTCCCTCTACATAGACTAAGTAGGTTTGTATCAGAGTCTCTCCCCAGGGCCAGACTGACTCTCCATGTGACAACCTGCTGAGTCAGTGTAGTGATGTTGCCTCAAAGTCCTGGAAATAGGAAAATGCATAGTATTTGAACTCTGAAAGCAGTAAGCACAGTAGGTACTACTGAGATGGCTCCTGGTTATAATATCCTGAGAATATGCTGAGAAACACAGAGAGCTTCAGAGTCAGCTTACTACACATATCCATGTCTTGAAAGTAAGACCTTGGTTTGCAATTTTCAAGAACTACTAATACACTCTAGTAAGAATGCAGTCAGGATCCCCTACTGTTATGTTTTGTACACAGGGAGGTGGAAGTGGAAGTTACATACAGGTTTCAAGTCACTTTTGAAGCTATAGTGATTTCTAACAATAAAGGGCCACATCGAAGAGCTAATTTGAGAAATTTCATCTAAAACCATTCCAAGCAGTCACCACGTGTTCACATACATATATGAGTGATGCTTCTATAAGCATCTGGTTTGGGGAAGCCATGAATACAACTATTTAATATCTCAGTTAAATCAGTCATGTTATCATTGCCCTTTAATTTCCTAATATAAATATTGTCACTTTAAGCTTGTAAGTTATTGATATAGCTATGAGATCCAAGAAACTGTGACTTTCTTCTATGCATGggaataaattagaaattaagataTTGTAAAGGTGTTCAAATATAATTCTCACCAGAAAAATGACATACATCATCATCAAAATGTATAAACTATGAACTATTATATAAGCTATTATACTAAAAAGACCATATAATGTAGATATAACTGGTCTTTTCATTCTAATCCTACTGACAATGAAAAAagctatttattttccttctctgtgtaTTTTAATAGACACActcatagaatgatttttttgtgtgtgtgtttgtgtgtttggagTATTTTTGTGGGGGTTGTTATCAGGTGAGGTTTTACCTAAAAGCAAAAAATTTGTCAGGTACATAGCCTGTAACTCCATAAATATCTGGATTTTGTAGGGGATGAATGCATAATTGCAATTTGTTGTGATTGATGTTTCTACTTGCCTTTGTTCTTATCAGTTGAAAATGCTTTTGCTTTAAAACAATACATTCTTCTTCCCCATTCTCATGGCTTCCTTGTTGATTCATGTAAGATAAAACTATgtataaaattttgtattaaCCAAGAAAAGAAACAGTGTTTCAAAGGGCTGCAAACACCTCTCCCTCTTTAttgaaggatttaaaaaaaaatcaaggcaaattctgtaattatataaacaaataatgcCTGAAAACTTAAAGGGATTATGTCATTTAGGGGTAGGGCAATGGTActgtgtttttattcatttatcattttgttcTCTAGGTGGAAGAAGACCATTCAAGTATCTTTAGTATCATGCCTAGCCAACTTAGAATGAGGAAGGATAAATCATCTTGCATCTTTTTCTATTTACAACAAACAAAGATATCATGTTGGACCTTGAATAACAAATTATTGCAGggaaataatgtttaaaagaaagCCTGACAATATTCTTAGAAAGACACTTATAGTGGATGATATTACATAACCATATTGGGAGATTTCTAATAAGTTCATTTACCACCTTCTTTGTGCTTGAATAGAAATTTTCCTAATGTTCTTTGAACCACATGGAACacaaaatagctttaaaacatATGTAAAAGAGAGATAGGATGCTCCCATGgatatctaaaattttaaattatattagagGGAAAGTAATGAattttatattgatatatttCCTGCTTCCACAtgatatatttttgaaagaagaatAATGATAACTGATTCAAAGTGATTAGGTAAGTTATAGATAATCTTGGTAAAATGTGTACATGGTGTTGAGAACACAGGTAGTATTTAATAAATTGtggaaattgttatttttatatcatttactaATCTTTGAACTTGTACAAAGAGGTATTAACGTAGACTTATTATTCCTTCCAAGCAGCAAGATTTTAAGTATTGGAATTTTGAACAAATTTTCAATAACAGAAAAGCAAACCACAAGCCATACATCTGTGAGCACTCACAGCTCATAGATAAGAATAAGTCATATAAGCAGTACAATTTAATTTACAGGCCAAAGTGCAGACAAACTGGACTGCCACAATAGATTTTCTGATTATATGTGCTAACTATATCACATGGATTTCATGTGCTGATTCACTAGTTTCTTTGTGGCtttcttaatatctttatttctcagTGTGTATATGGCTGGGTTCAGCAGAGGTGTGATTACTGTGTAAAACACAGCTAGAAACTTGTCCACCCAAGTGATGCTGACTGGCCACAGATAGATGAAGATGCAGGGTCCAAAGAACAACACCACCACTATAATGTGGGAAGTGCAGGTTGACAGGGCCTTTGAGGCACTACCTTCAGAGTGAAGGCGGACAGTTAATAGGATATAGGTGTAGGAGACCAGCAAAACAATGAAGCAAGTTGTTGCCAAAATACCACTGTCTGCATTTATCAGCATTCCCAAAGTATTAGTGTCTGTGCAGGCTAATTTAAGCACTAAAGGGATATCACAGAAAAAGCTGTCTACTACTCTGGGACCACAGAAGGGCAGCTCCAAAATCATAATCAGTTGACTCATGGCATGCACAAAGCCAATGATCCATGATATCAAAACTAGCCAGATGCACTTTTGTCTGTCCATGATGCTGGAGTAATGGAGtggtttgcagatggccacataacGGTCATAGGCCATTGTCACAAGAAGCACCATTTCACCTCCTCCAAAGAAATGCACACAGAGGATCTGGCTCATGCATCCCCCAAAAGAAATGGTCTTCTTTTCCCTTAGGAGGTCTGTGGTCAGTTTAGGGGTGGTGACTGAGGAAAGGCAGAAGTCAACAAAGGAGAGATTAGCTAACAGGAAGTACATGGGGGAATGAAGATGGGGGTCGGTGATGATTAATAGCACAACAAATAGGTTCCCCACCACAGTCATCAAGTAGAGTATGGAGaatgagaggaagaggaagatctGTAGCTCCTTTGAGTTACAAAGTCCCTGAAAAATGAACTCATGCACCACAGACTGGTTTGCTTCTTCCATTTAGTATTTTCTTCTCTAATGAgatccaaaaagaaaatgatgaacttctagaataaaaacaagaaattaatGTTCAGCTTTCAGGGATCAGAAAACTACATCTCATGCACAAAATGGGAATCTTAGCATTGTACTAAATTTGaagttcaaaataaatgtttcttgaatTTAGATGTGTGGCTAAACAAGAGGCTACCAAAGTGTATAAATGCAGGtcaatacattaaataaaaacacatgtcaaaaaatgaattttttgattaaaattgTCTGTAGTCAACACTCCCCATAAACAGTTTTTCCAAGTCGTAAATCTGCTTCTACTGCAGAGAATAAGAAAGACTTGCCCTCAGTGCACAgaagtaaatatatttgaagcctCTTTATTTTACCAAAGTGAATCAATCTAGATAAGTTTCAGGACATAAATTTATTGCTAAATGGTATGTAGAAGGATAATGAATTGAACCAAAGTCTATAGGACAGTATGGGAAAAACTGATCATCAAATCATTTGAGATAGGAGGTTCAGGTACAAAAAGTGACCCAAAGGCTGAATGCACATTTATATCATTATATACTGTATTTCCTCACTTTGAATTTCTCCATGAAAGtgtatttcttcaaaaatctttatttcttggCCTGAGCAATGACACTTGTTGTCAGACATTGACTGCCCTTGGCTCATATTGGTAAGATAAATATCATCTTAGTTTAAATGATAGTTATGTGACAGCTAGTCCTTCATGGGATATAATAAAATTCTAATCTCATTTGTTTTTGAATGATGCAAGCATGTTATTTCAGTTGCCctcattgaaatatttatatttataagcCACAAAGCCCgaagtacatttttttcttaattccttcctttttcatctctctctgcttctgtctcctcctttttcttcattccttctctcctttcctccttcccttatttatttctttgttcatttcactttttctttacttctttctttctctctctttcctttcccctcccttcctccctccttttctccctccctccctcctcccctctcttccttattttccttcctgtctttctcttgtttcatctcaatttcagtattttttccccTTACCATTTTTAGGCTAGAAATTGGAAGATTCAAAAGTCAACAATTAGCAATCATATGCCAGCTCTGTTTTAGGCACTTTGAAAGAATCCTATTTTAATAAGAACAGCATTTATTGCCATTTTGCTGATGTGAAAGTTTAATTTCCCCATTGTTTAACTAGAGAGGGGCAAAGACACCAATATAACTTCCATGTTAGACATGTATTTTGATTGAAATCTGGATTTTGAAAAGACtaggaaaattaatatttgtgaAATACGCTTTCTCTTCTATGAAgacataatcaaaataaaaataaatttaaattgccAATAACAGCAGGAAAAGAAacatatttatactaaaataatttcaatttcatcATTTGTTTTCAGCTTGACTATACATTATCCTATTAATTATAATGCCTGAGTATTTCTGCAGCTTCTAATACTTTGAAAAAGGTAGAAGAGTCACAGtccaaaataattagaaaatattaggGAATATTAAATCACCTATAATCCAAATTCTCAAACCTGGGGGTCTGGGAGTTTGTAAGAGTATAGAAGGACTTTGTCTTTTTGTTACTTTGTGAAACTGCGGTAAAGAGTCCAAAGGTCTCAGGGATcagttggaagaaaaaaaaagtttaatattttcagatggCACTTCAACTAAATAACAGATACAACTGTAGAAAAATGctcaccaaaaccaaaaaaattattcttaaattagTGGATGGAATGCAGCGGAAGTTTAAAATCAGATAGTCTGTGATTTACTTACTTTACAGGAGTCAGCTCTGACACCAGATCCTCTCTGGATGACAAGGCTTACCCTACATTCTACCTTACATCTCAAGCCAAGTCCAGTTAGCTTTCTGCAGTGACCCGTGTTGGTGATAGTGTGTGTACCTCAGAGTGGTATATACACACTGTGAAGAGTAGACTACAGCTAGAGATTTTCCAGTTCTGCTTTTAAATAGGACTGAGTATGTGGAGAGACTTTTGCTTTCATGTTCCTTGGGGATCCTTAGCTTCCAGCCTTCCCTGATTTGAAGACATCATGTGATTATTGAACCCTTTTCAATGCTGGGTGCAAGTTAGACTAGTTAAATACAAGTTACAATGtaagaaaagaaagtttaaataaaagataaaatattttatttagggcaTGGAGAAATTGTACATTGTGAGTTGCCACATGAAATGGTACAACAACTATGAAAAAAAGTGCAGAAattcctcaaaacattaaaaatagaattaacttAAGAACCAACAATCGCAACACTGGGCATATATTTAGTGGAAATGGAATCGGTAACTTGAAGAGTTACTGATTTGATCTCATGTTAACTgaaatattattcacaatagccaagaactGGAAGTTATGTAAGTATTTATAGACAGATGAATCAGTAAAGAATTTATTTGTGTaggcatataataaatattattgcctttctcaaaagaaagaaatgctatcATTtctgacaacatggatgaatcttaagGGTATTATActaaagtgaaataaaaccaGTCACAGAAGGTCAGATGCTGCATGATTCCAATTATGTGAGGAATCTCAAATGGTGGAACTCATAGAAGTGGACTACGTTATAATGGTGTCCAGGAGctggcagggagggaaggaaggagacatTCAATGGCATAAAGAATTAATTATTCCAGATGAAGATCCACCATACAACACTATGTCCAGATTAAATAATATGGCATTGTACACTTAAATATCTTTCAGGTCAGTAGATCTCACATTTGTAGCTTATAAGACAACTCCCCCAAAATAGCAAAACACCAAAAATTTACCCCCCCCAACTCAAAATATCATACACAAAATCACAAAAAATCAAAGGGACCCAACACAACTTTGCAAGTACTGGATATGTGTATTATCTTGGTTGTGATTATGATCTCTCAGGTGGGTGCATAAGTCGATCTTATCACACTGTGCACATTAATTATATGTGGTCATTGTGTATCAGTTTTATTCAACTGCAGTTGTAACTTCCAAGTTTGGATTAAATCCATCCTTTActatttctataaataatgaGAAGTGTAATACAGTTGTCCTCACTTATCCACGATCTCACTTTCTACAGTCTTAGTTCCCCAGTATAAACCATGGCCT from Ictidomys tridecemlineatus isolate mIctTri1 chromosome 5, mIctTri1.hap1, whole genome shotgun sequence includes:
- the LOC101960810 gene encoding olfactory receptor 4K15, which codes for MEEANQSVVHEFIFQGLCNSKELQIFLFLSFSILYLMTVVGNLFVVLLIITDPHLHSPMYFLLANLSFVDFCLSSVTTPKLTTDLLREKKTISFGGCMSQILCVHFFGGGEMVLLVTMAYDRYVAICKPLHYSSIMDRQKCIWLVLISWIIGFVHAMSQLIMILELPFCGPRVVDSFFCDIPLVLKLACTDTNTLGMLINADSGILATTCFIVLLVSYTYILLTVRLHSEGSASKALSTCTSHIIVVVLFFGPCIFIYLWPVSITWVDKFLAVFYTVITPLLNPAIYTLRNKDIKKATKKLVNQHMKKKVVNELIRNLPIWLSFIAKLPKIPPTNSKKFQKLLNHVVRYSKKICNSVNTAASQHTCSDTNAWFVTT